One window from the genome of Oreochromis niloticus isolate F11D_XX linkage group LG20, O_niloticus_UMD_NMBU, whole genome shotgun sequence encodes:
- the gnat2 gene encoding guanine nucleotide-binding protein G(t) subunit alpha-2 isoform X2: MKILHQGGYTKEEQLEFRAIIYGNILQSALAIIRGMEMLGIDFGSSSGQEDSQKLQNLSDSIEEGTMPPELADVIQKLWKDSGVQAAFERAAEYQLNDSAGYYLNEMDRICKPEYMPTEQDVLRSRVKTTGIIEEQFSCKELHFRMFDVGGQRSERKKWIHCFEGVTCIIFCGALSAYDMVLVEDDEVNRMHESLHLFNSICNHRFFALTSIVLFLNKKDLFEEKIKKVHLSICFPDYDGPNTYDDASNYIKTQFLELNMKKGVKEIYSHLTCATDTKNVEIVFNAVTDIIIKENLKDCGLF; this comes from the exons GATTTTGCATCAAGGTGGTTACACAAAAGAGGAACAACTGGAGTTCAGAGCGATCATCTATGGCAACATCCTGCAATCTGCTCTGGCTATCATCAGAGGCATGGAGATGCTTGGCATTGATTTTGGCTCATCGTCTGGACAG GAGGATTCACAGAAGCTGCAAAACTTGTCAGACTCTATCGAGGAAGGCACAATGCCTCCCGAGCTGGCTGATGTTATCCAGAAGTTGTGGAAAGACTCTGGAGTGCAGGCTGCCTTTGAGAGAGCTGCTGAGTACCAGCTCAATGACTCTGCTGGCTA CTACCTCAATGAAATGGACAGAATCTGCAAGCCCGAGTACATGCCCACTGAGCAGGATGTGCTGCGATCTCGAGTCAAAACAACTGGTATCATTGAAGAGCAGTTCTCCTGCAAAGAGCTGCACTTCAG GATGTTTGATGTGGGTGGCCAGAGGTCAGAGAGAAAGAAGTGGATCCATTGTTTCGAAGGTGTGACTTGCATCATCTTTTGCGGAGCTCTCAGCGCATACGACATGGTGCTCGTAGAGGATGATGAAGTG AACCGTATGCACGAGTCCCTCCATCTGTTCAACAGCATCTGCAACCACAGATTCTTTGCACTGACCTCCATCGTGCTTTTCCTCAACAAGAAGGATCTCTTTGAAGAGAAGATCAAGAAAGTCCACTTGAGCATCTGCTTCCCAGACTATGACG GCCCCAACACATACGACGATGCCAGCAACTACATCAAGACGCAGTTCCTGGAGCTGAACATGAAGAAGGGCGTGAAAGAAATCTACTCTCACTTGACTTGTGCCACAGACACAAAAAACGTGGAAATTGTGTTCAACGCTGTGACagacatcatcatcaaagaaaACCTTAAGGATTGCGGTCTCTTCTAA